The Coffea arabica cultivar ET-39 chromosome 1e, Coffea Arabica ET-39 HiFi, whole genome shotgun sequence genome has a window encoding:
- the LOC113708565 gene encoding protein NRT1/ PTR FAMILY 2.7-like — protein sequence MDNRKAENSAERQDPESNSSSSRSKKGSWITFPFIMATVVGTSLAFGGLTSNLIVYLIQEFNIKSISAAEIFNVVNGCITIFPIAGAIVADSFLGCYSVIWISSLISSLGMLIIVMTAALNKLRPPQCENGSSLCISPSGVQLAVLYIGLALASLGMAGSRFTIGPMGANQFDKPKHQEIFFNWYIFAMYTATAISLTVIVYIENSVSWAWGFGISVAANIVGLALFLVGRGFYRQLKPQGSPFTGLARVVIAATRKRNLLLSQNTEDYCQDPETTTFVMPTKFFKFLNHAALKTEGDTDLDGSIKKPWKVCTVKEVEDFKSLSKMLPIWSTALLVSPPLAVQLSMTVIQALAMDRHVGAHFKTPAGSVQVFIFLSTCMTIFFLDRFLFPMWEKFMHRAITPLQRVGIGHLFDVLSMAVLALVEAKRLKLARMHHLQDQDNSVVPMSVFWLVPSFALAGIGEAFHFPGHILFYYQEFPVSLKSTSTAVVALSIGIGFNLGNGLINAVKKTTEWLPDNINRGRLDNVYWLVTILGGLNFCYFLLCSSMYKYQNVEKVTDDAVNEQ from the exons ATGGACAACAGAAAAGCAGAGAATTCAGCAGAAAGACAAGACCCCGAGTCTAATTCCAGTTCCAGCAGATCCAAGAAAGGCAGTTGGATCACCTTTCCGTTTATCATGg CTACCGTGGTGGGTACATCACTTGCTTTTGGAGGACTGACTTCCAATCTGATTGTGTATCTGATTCAAGAATTCAATATCAAAAGCATCagtgctgccgaaatttttaaTGTGGTTAATGGATGCATCACCATATTTCCCATTGCTGGAGCCATCGTAGCTGATTCTTTTCTTGGATGTTACTCTGTCATCTGGATTTCATCTTTAATCTCATCCCTG GGCATGTTGATAATAGTTATGACAGCAGCACTCAATAAATTGAGACCTCCGCAATGTGAAAACGGATCGAGTCTCTGCATAAGCCCGTCAGGAGTTCAACTTGCAGTTCTTTATATCGGCTTAGCCCTAGCATCTCTTGGGATGGCAGGTTCACGATTCACCATTGGACCAATGGGAGCAAATCAATTTGATAAACCAAAGcatcaagaaattttctttaaTTGGTACATTTTCGCAATGTACACAGCCACTGCTATAAGCTTGACCGTCATTGTATATATTGAAAATAGTGTGAGTTGGGCATGGGGTTTTGGGATTTCTGTTGCTGCAAATATAGTTGGATTAGCACTATTTTTAGTTGGCCGTGGTTTCTACCGCCAGCTAAAGCCACAAGGGAGCCCTTTTACTGGCTTGGCTCGCGTTGTTATTGCAGCTACCAGGAAAAGGAATTTGTTGCTCTCCCAAAACACTGAAGATTATTGCCAAGACCCGGAAACAACGACCTTTGtcatgcctacaaaatttttcaa GTTCTTAAACCACGCAGCACTGAAAACTGAAGGAGACACCGATCTAGATGGCTCTATAAAGAAACCGTGGAAGGTTTGTACAGTGAAAGAAGTAGAAGACTTCAAAAGCCTAAGTAAAATGCTCCCAATATGGTCAACTGCTTTACTCGTTTCCCCCCCACTAGCCGTCCAACTGAGTATGACAGTCATCCAAGCTCTAGCAATGGACCGTCATGTAGGAGCTCATTTCAAAACTCCAGCTGGTAGTGTTCAAGTCTTCATATTCCTATCGACTTGCATGACCATTTTCTTTCTAGACCGATTTCTATTCCCCATGTGGGAGAAGTTCATGCACCGAGCCATCACGCCTCTCCAGCGGGTTGGGATTGGCCATTTGTTCGATGTTCTTAGCATGGCCGTTTTAGCCCTGGTGGAGGCTAAGAGGCTAAAATTGGCGCGAATGCACCACCTGCAGGACCAGGATAATTCTGTGGTGCCCATGTCAGTCTTCTGGCTTGTGCCATCCTTTGCTCTTGCTGGTATTGGAGAAGCATTTCATTTCCCTGGACATATTTTGTTTTATTACCAAGAATTTCCAGTATCCTTAAAAAGTACATCGACCGCAGTTGTTGCCTTGTCTATCGGTATTGGCTTTAACCTGGGCAACGGATTGATTAATGCTGTTAAAAAGACAACAGAGTGGTTGCCTGATAACATAAACAGAGGTAGACTAGATAATGTGTACTGGCTGGTAACTATCCTGGGAGGCCTCAACTTCTGTTATTTTCTTCTATGTTCCTCCATGTACAAGTATCAAAATGTCGAAAAGGTAACTGATGATGCTGTAAATGAACAATGA
- the LOC113708572 gene encoding protein NRT1/ PTR FAMILY 2.4-like, whose product MEIDKILHSGDAEDPKSASTSSIPKKGGWITLPFILAMVTGISLAYGGLVSNLIVYLIQEFNVKSISAAKIFNVVNGCVSIFPVAGAIIADSYLGCYSVVWISSLISSLGMLLISLTAAFSKLRPPHCENGSNLCRSPSEFQFAVLYISLALASIGMAGTRFTVGPMGANQFDKPKYQGIFFNWYIFVMYISTAVCSTAIVYIQDNVSWAWGFGICFAGNVIGLVLFLAGSGFYHRIKPHGSPFASLGRVIVAATRKRNLLLSLKSEDYCQDHRNMTFIMPTKFFRFLNRAALKTEGDAELAGSIRKSWRLCTVKEVEDFKSLIKMLPLWSSALLVAVPLVIQLSMVIIQALTMDRHIGAHFKIPAGTMPVFISISTCITIFFLDRLLFPVWEKFTHRPITTLQRVGIGHLLDVLSMAVLALVEAKRLKTVQLHNIEGHDNAVVPMSVFWLVPSLALAGIGEAFHFPGHISFYYQEFPASLKSTSTAVVALSIGIGFYMGNALIDLVRKTTDWLPDNINRGRLDNVYWLITILGGLNFCYFLGCACLYKYQNVENSTDASVNEK is encoded by the exons ATGGAAATCGACAAAATACTGCACTCTGGTGATGCTGAAGATCCTAAGTCTGCTTCAACTTCCAGCATACCCAAGAAAGGCGGCTGGATCACCTTGCCTTTCATCCTAG CGATGGTGACGGGCATATCACTAGCTTATGGAGGACTTGTGTCCAACCTTATTGTGTATCTGATTCAAGAATTCAACGTTAAGAGTATCAGTGCTGCTAAAATTTTCAATGTGGTCAACGGCTGCGTCTCCATATTCCCTGTTGCTGGAGCCATCATTGCTGATTCCTATCTGGGATGTTACTCTGTCGTCTGGATATCTTCCCTCATCTCATCTCTG GGCATGTTGTTAATATCACTGACAGCAGCGTTTAGTAAATTGAGACCTCCGCATTGCGAAAATGGATCCAACCTCTGCAGAAGCCCATCAGAGTTCCAATTTGCAGTGCTTTATATCAGTTTGGCTCTAGCATCTATAGGGATGGCCGGGACCCGATTCACTGTCGGACCAATGGGAGCAAATCAATTTGATAAACCAAAGTATCAAGGGATTTTCTTTAATTGGTACATTTTTGTAATGTACATATCCACTGCGGTATGCTCCACGGCAATTGTGTACATTCAAGATAATGTCAGTTGGGCATGGGGGTTTGGCATTTGTTTTGCTGGAAATGTAATTGGATTAGTACTATTTTTAGCTGGCAGTGGTTTCTATCATCGTATCAAGCCACACGGGAGCCCTTTTGCCAGCTTGGGTCGAGTTATTGTCGCAGCTACTAGAAAAAGGAATTTGCTGCTCTCACTAAAGAGTGAAGATTATTGCCAAGACCACAGAAATATGACCTTCAttatgcctacaaaatttttcag ATTCTTAAACCGTGCAGCGTTGAAAACTGAAGGAGACGCCGAGCTGGCTGGTTCCATTAGGAAATCCTGGCGACTATGCACTGTGAAAGAAGTAGAAGATTTCAAAAGCCTAATCAAAATGCTACCACTCTGGTCAAGTGCTTTGCTCGTCGCCGTCCCTCTTGTCATCCAATTGAGTATGGTAATCATCCAGGCTCTAACAATGGACCGTCATATTGGAGCTCATTTTAAAATTCCAGCAGGTACCATGCCAGTCTTCATATCCATATCCACATGCATCACCATATTTTTCCTAGATCGACTCCTATTTCCGGTATGGGAGAAGTTCACTCACCGGCCAATCACCACCCTGCAGCGGGTTGGAATTGGGCATTTGCTCGACGTTCTTAGCATGGCTGTTTTAGCCCTGGTGGAGGCAAAGAGGCTGAAGACAGTGCAGCTTCATAACATTGAAGGCCACGATAATGCTGTGGTACCAATGTCAGTCTTTTGGCTTGTGCCATCACTAGCTCTTGCTGGTATTGGAGAAGCCTTTCATTTTCCGGGTCATATTTCATTTTATTACCAAGAATTTCCAGCATCCCTGAAAAGTACATCAACTGCAGTAGTTGCATTGTCTATTGGCATTGGCTTTTACATGGGCAATGCATTGATCGACCTTGTTAGAAAGACAACAGATTGGCTTCCTGATAACATAAACAGAGGGAGACTAGATAATGTGTACTGGCTGATTACTATACTAGGAGGCCTCAACTTCTGTTATTTTCTTGGATGTGCCTGTTTGTACAAGTATCAAAATGTTGAAAACTCAACGGATGCCTCtgtaaatgaaaaataa
- the LOC113695517 gene encoding protein NRT1/ PTR FAMILY 2.7-like, whose translation MEESRGLILLIITLVLGTCIILTVNSCIHGHRRTKQLNFPIPPKKKGGWVTFPFITGCFSVIWISSIVNLLGVLLFTLTASLGILRPKPCNGSGFCDSPSQFQHAILILAMAFGSIGVAGTRFTLGTMGAYQLDNPKHQEKFFNWFLFAWNSAAIVAATVVIYVRDDVSWAWGFGICVAANVLGLIIFLAGRRFYCDIKPQGSPFKDLTCVILAAIAKRKLLLSDKTQDFYSETSDDAGKEPVAAAPTESFKFLNPAALLTQSATEEDGSIKKSWKLCTVQQVEDLKTLIRIIPLWTTGIFLSTPVAIQSSLTVIPALTMDRHFGPNFKIPPASIMVFTLLSAISLPLIDRLSDPIWQKISIPPLTLLQKIGIGHVLTILSMAISALVESTRLRLSKAHNLHSTVPMVPMSVFWLIPQLILVGIVEALSFPAQASLFYQEFPASLKSTSTAMAAMLVGMAFYLSAALIDLFRRVTNWLPDNINQGRLDNVYWMLVAIGGVNFVYYLVCTWFYKSNQPEEE comes from the exons ATGGAAGAGAGCAGAGGCTTAATCCTATTAATAATAACTTTAGTG CTAGGCACCTGCATCATATTAACAGTTAATTCCTGCATCCATGGACACAGAAGAACCAAGCAGCTCAACTTTCCaatcccaccaaaaaaaaaaggcggtTGGGTCACTTTTCCCTTTATCACAG GCTGCTTCTCCGTCATATGGATTTCTTCAATCGTCAATTTGCTG GGAGTTCTCCTATTCACTTTAACCGCCTCTCTCGGTATTTTGAGACCCAAACCATGCAACGGCTCAGGCTTTTGCGATTCTCCATCTCAATTTCAGCATGCAATTTTAATTTTGGCTATGGCTTTCGGATCAATAGGGGTTGCAGGCACTCGTTTCACCTTAGGAACAATGGGTGCATATCAATTGGACAACCCGAAGCATCAGGAGAAATTCTTTAATTGGTTTCTTTTTGCCTGGAATAGTGCTGCAATTGTCGCTGCAACGGTAGTTATCTATGTTCGAGATGATGTGAGTTGGGCATGGGGGTTTGGCATATGTGTCGCTGCCAACGTGCttggtttaattattttcttggcCGGAAGGCGATTTTACTGTGATATCAAGCCACAAGGGAGTCCATTTAAAGATCTGACTTGTGTAATTTTAGCAGCAATTGCCAAGAGGAAGCTCCTGTTATCGgataaaactcaagatttttaTAGTGAGACTAGTGATGATGCAGGCAAAGAACCAGTGGCTGCAGCACCTACTGAATCCTTCAA GTTCCTGAATCCTGCAGCACTCCTAACCCAGTCAGCTACTGAAGAAGATGGATCAATCAAGAAATCATGGAAGTTATGTACGGTTCAACAAGTAGAGGATCTAAAAACCTTGATAAGAATCATCCCACTTTGGACGACTGGTATCTTTTTAAGCACCCCAGTTGCTATTCAGTCAAGCTTAACAGTAATTCCGGCTCTCACCATGGACCGTCACTTTGGACCAAACTTCAAAATCCCACCGGCATCAATAATGGTTTTCACACTGCTTTCAGCAATTTCACTCCCATTGATAGACCGGTTGTCCGACCCCATATGGCAAAAAATCAGCATCCCACCACTCACACTACTTCAAAAGATAGGAATTGGCCATGTACTGACCATTCTAAGCATGGCCATCTCAGCTTTGGTAGAATCAACGCGTCTTCGACTAAGTAAAGCTCATAACTTGCACTCCACTGTTCCTATGGTGCCCATGTCGGTTTTCTGGTTAATTCCACAGCTTATTCTTGTGGGCATTGTTGAAGCGTTATCTTTTCCAGCTCAAGCTTCATTATTTTACCAAGAATTTCCTGCATCTTTGAAGAGCACCTCAACCGCCATGGCTGCAATGCTTGTTGGCATGGCATTTTACTTGAGCGCTGCCCTTATTGATCTCTTCCGGAGAGTAACAAATTGGTTACCTGATAATATTAATCAGGGAAGGCTAGACAATGTATACTGGATGCTGGTTGCGATTGGTGGAGTGAATTTCGTTTATTATCTTGTTTGTACTTGGTTCTACAAGTCCAATCAGCCAGAAGAGGAATAG
- the LOC113708581 gene encoding protein NRT1/ PTR FAMILY 2.6 — MDRISSSAEGEAQLPTCNRRQGGWITFPFFIATMGSLMLAGGGWMSNLVVYLIDKFNIKSIDATQIINVINGSTSLFPVVGAILADSFLGCYTVIWISAFVSLLGIILLVLTATVDSMKPQPCHLNASSFCTPPSTLQYAVLYTALTLGCIGAGGTRFTLGTMGADQFTEPREQGVYFNWYFFTMYTSAVTASTAIVLVEDSVSWAWGFGICVVANILGLALFLVGSPFYRYVKPEGSPFTALARVIVATIRKWKGPLSPNSDDYYYGPGGEFKTELATPAESLRFLNRAALRSEGDINPDGSIAKIWNLCTIQEVEDLKSLIRIFPLWSSSIFLSTPIGIQLSLTTLQALIVDRHLGPHFQVPVGSVLVVALISTSICLSFFDKFLWPTWKKLIGRPPKPLQRIGVGHVLNISAMAISAMVEAKRLKMAKSHQNMSVLWLMPQLVMVGVGEAFHFPGQVGFYYQEFPTSLKTISTAMVSLLIAVAFYLSTALIHSVRKTTGWLPDNINNGRLDYVYWMLVVIGVLNFGYYILCARLYKHPRAETQEDDNSVGSPK; from the exons ATGGACAGGATCTCATCTTCCGCTGAAGGAGAAGCCCAGCTTCCAACTTGTAATCGCAGGCAAGGCGGTTGGATCACCTTTCCTTTCTTCATAG CAACAATGGGAAGCTTGATGCTAGCAGGAGGAGGATGGATGAGCAACCTTGTGGTTTATCTGATAGACAAGTTCAATATCAAGAGCATTGATGCTACTCAGATTATCAATGTCATCAATGGCTCCACCAGTTTGTTTCCGGTTGTCGGTGCAATTCTTGCCGATTCGTTTCTCGGTTGCTACACAGTTATCTGGATTTCGGCTTTTGTCTCTTTGCTG GGCATAATCCTTTTGGTCCTAACCGCTACAGTTGATTCAATGAAGCCTCAACCGTGTCATCTTAATGCTTCAAGCTTCTGCACACCCCCATCTACACTCCAATATGCAGTCCTATATACTGCTTTAACTCTAGGCTGTATAGGAGCAGGGGGAACTCGTTTTACACTGGGCACCATGGGAGCCGATCAATTTACCGAGCCCAGAGAACAAGGAGTTTATTTTAATTGGTATTTCTTCACCATGTATACCAGTGCTGTCACAGCCAGCACTGCCATTGTGCTGGTTGAAGATAGTGTGAGTTGGGCCTGGGGCTTTGGTATATGTGTGGTGGCAAATATTCTGGGCTTAGCCCTTTTCTTGGTTGGCAGCCCTTTCTACAGATACGTTAAGCCTGAAGGGAGCCCATTCACAGCCTTGGCCCGTGTTATTGTTGCAACTATCCGGAAATGGAAGGGCCCACTTTCTCCCAACTCCGACGATTATTATTATGGGCCTGGTGGGGAGTTCAAGACGGAGCTAGCAACTCCAGCTGAAAGCTTGAG GTTCTTAAATCGTGCTGCATTGAGAAGTGAAGGTGACATCAATCCAGATGGttcaattgcaaaaatttggaATCTCTGCACAATCCAAGAAGTAGAAGATCTAAAATCCTTGATTAGGATTTTCCCACTATGGTCAAGCAGCATATTTTTGTCCACACCTATTGGTATACAACTCAGCTTAACAACCCTCCAGGCCCTGATCGTGGACCGTCACTTGGGACCTCATTTCCAAGTCCCCGTTGGGTCGGTTTTGGTCGTTGCCCTAATCTCTACTTCAATTTGTCTGagtttttttgacaaatttcttTGGCCAACATGGAAGAAATTAATCGGCAGACCCCCAAAACCGCTTCAAAGGATAGGAGTTGGTCACGTGCTTAATATTTCAGCCATGGCCATTTCAGCAATGGTTGAGGCCAAGCGACTTAAGATGGCGAAATCTCACCAAAATATGTCAGTCCTATGGCTAATGCCACAACTGGTGATGGTGGGAGTTGGAGAAGCATTTCATTTTCCAGGACAAGTTGGGTTCTACTATCAAGAATTTCCTACGTCTCTGAAAACCATTTCTACTGCCATGGTATCATTGCTCATTGCAGTTGCTTTCTATTTGAGCACTGCGCTGATCCACTCGGTTCGAAAGACCACAGGATGGTTACCAGACAATATAAACAATGGAAGACTTGACTACGTGTATTGGATGCTGGTTGTGATTGGAGTTCTTAACTTCGGTTACTATATTTTGTGTGCAAGATTGTACAAACATCCCAGGGCTGAGACACAGGAGGATGATAACAGTGTTGGTTCCCCCAAGTGA
- the LOC113695526 gene encoding protein NRT1/ PTR FAMILY 2.7-like, which yields MDTEAHSSIPQTHHRKGGWITFPFITATMAGLTLSAAGWVNNLIVYLITEFNVKSIDAAQIFNVVNGCMALFPVLGAVIADSFVGCFSVIWVSSIINLLGIVLFTFTAALSILRPKPCSDSSLCEGPSEFQYAILILAMGLGSIGAAGTRFSMGTMGANQLDNPKHQENFFNWFLFTWNTASIIAATAIVYVQDDVSWAWGFGICVAANVLGLIIFLAGRRFYRNVKPQGSPFKSLACVIIAAISKRKLQLSAKAQDYHNEIIGDEGKQPVAAAPTESFKFLNRAALVTQSDTEQYGSIKKSWKLCSVQQVEDLKTLIRIIPLWISGIFLSTPIGIQASLTIVQALTMDRHIGPNFKIPSASIMVFVLISGAVSLPIIDRLLCPIWEKVLRRPLTPLQRLGIGHLLNVLSMAISALVEAKRLQITKAHNLQDSPVSVVPMSILWLVPQLIAVGMGEAFHFPGQASLYYQEFPASLKSTSTALVAMLIGIAFYLSSAFIDLFRRMTNWLPDNINQGRLDNVYWVLVVIGGVNFVYYLVCASLYRYQNSLPRNNG from the exons ATGGACACAGAAGCACATAGCTCAATTCCACAGACCCACCACAGAAAAGGTGGTTGGATCACTTTTCCCTTTATTACAG CAACCATGGCAGGCTTGACACTATCGGCAGCAGGATGGGTTAACAACCTTATAGTTTACCTGATTACTGAATTCAACGTCAAAAGTATTGATGCTGCCCAAATCTTTAATGTGGTGAATGGTTGCATGGCACTGTTTCCTGTCCTTGGAGCTGTAATTGCTGATTCTTTCGTAGGCTGTTTCTCAGTCATATGGGTTTCTTCTATCATCAACTTACTG GGCATTGTCCTATTTACTTTTACTGCGGCACTCAGCATACTGAGACCCAAACCGTGCAGCGACTCCAGCTTATGCGAAGGTCCATCGGAATTCCAGTATGCAATCTTGATTTTGGCTATGGGACTGGGATCAATAGGGGCTGCAGGCACTCGTTTCTCCATGGGAACAATGGGTGCCAATCAATTGGACAATCCAAAGcatcaagaaaatttctttaaTTGGTTTCTTTTCACTTGGAACACTGCTTCAATTATAGCTGCAACTGCAATTGTCTATGTCCAAGATGATGTGAGTTGGGCATGGGGGTTTGGCATATGTGTCGCAGCTAATGTGCTTGGGTTAATCATTTTCTTGGCTGGAAGGCGCTTTTATCGTAATGTCAAGCCACAGGGGAGTCCATTTAAAAGTCTGGCTTGTGTAATTATTGCAGCAATTTCCAAGAGGAAGCTCCAATTATCGGCTAAAGCTCAAGATTATCATAATGAGATTATTGGTGATGAAGGCAAACAACCGGTTGCAGCAGCACCTACTGAATCCTTCAA GTTCCTGAATCGTGCTGCACTAGTAACCCAATCAGACACAGAACAATATGGATCAATCAAGAAATCATGGAAGTTATGCTCAGTTCAGCAAGTTGAAGATCTCAAAACCTTAATAAGAATCATCCCACTCTGGATAAGTGGCATCTTTTTAAGTACCCCAATTGGGATTCAGGCAAGCTTAACGATTGTTCAGGCTCTAACCATGGACCGTCACATAGGACCAAACTTCAAAATCCCATCAGCATCCATAATGGTCTTTGTACTCATTTCTGGAGCCGTTTCTCTCCCCATAATTGACCGATTACTCTGTCCCATTTGGGAGAAGGTCCTCCGCCGACCCCTCACACCCCTCCAAAGACTCGGCATTGGCCATTTACTGAATGTGCTAAGCATGGCCATCTCAGCTTTGGTAGAAGCAAAAAGGCTTCAGATAACTAAAGCTCATAATTTGCAAGATTCCCCCGTTTCTGTGGTGCCCATGTCGATTTTGTGGCTGGTTCCGCAGCTTATTGCTGTGGGGATGGGAGAAGCATTTCATTTTCCGGGTCAAGCTTCATTGTATTACCAAGAATTTCCTGCATCGCTGAAGAGCACGTCAACTGCCCTGGTTGCAATGCTTATTGGAATTGCATTCTACCTGAGCTCCGCCTTCATCGATCTCTTCAGGAGAATGACTAATTGGTTACCTGATAACATTAATCAGGGAAGGCTAGACAATGTGTATTGGGTGCTGGTTGTGATTGGTGGGGTGAATTTTGTTTACTATCTTGTCTGTGCTTCGTTGTATAGGTACCAGAATAGCCTGCCTAGAAACAATGGGTAA